The Panicum virgatum strain AP13 chromosome 5K, P.virgatum_v5, whole genome shotgun sequence genome has a window encoding:
- the LOC120707759 gene encoding uncharacterized protein LOC120707759 — protein MAISSSSGSNFINYPSSPPPSSSSSSASSLDSISESRESTPEYDLTAAYEVLAPLYWDAEEFDFRVVSEDDEPKTDDEDLRLLFQEEPEEKSDDCFSWDGADSSSEEEIDSSSVEEDPMVDRAFRFLGSSEEESKEDSDGGGRRWSSDDEASNGSSADESSGSDDDGDDSSSGDVLA, from the coding sequence atggcgatctcttcctcaTCCGGCTCCAACTTCATCAACTATCCTTCTTCAcctcccccttcttcttcaagctcctccgcctcctccctcgactctATTTCTGAGAGCCGGGAGTCGACGCCAGAGTACGACCTGACAGCGGCGTACGAGGTGCTCGCCCCTCTttactgggatgcagaggagttcgatttcAGGGTCGTCTCTGAAGACGACGAGCCCAAAACCGACGacgaagacctccggctcctgttccaggaagAGCCGGAGGAGAAGAGCGACGATTGCTTCTCCTGGGAcggagccgactcctcctcggaagaagAAATCGACTCCTCCTCTGTTGAGGAGGACCCGATGGTCGACAGGGCCTTCCGGTTCCTTGGCTCCTCCGAGGAGGAGAGCAAGGAAGACagtgatggcggcggccgccgctggAGCAGCGACGACGAAGCCAGCAACGGCAGCAGCGCCGACGAGAGCAGCGGCAGCGACGATGACGGCGACGATAGTAGTAGCGGAGACGTGCTGGCGTGA